gaaggggagatgcaacgtgacctgggtgtcacggtgcaccagtcattgaaagcaagcgtgcaggtgcagcaggcagtgaagaaagcgaatggtatgttggcattcatagcaaggggatttgagtttaggagcagggaggttctactgcagttgtacagggccttggtgagaccgcaccaggagtattgtgtgcagttttggtctcctaatctgaggaaagacattcttgccttagagggagtacagagaaggttcacgagattgatccctgggatggcgggactttcatatgaagaaagactggatagattaggcttgtactcgctggaatttagaagactgaggggggatcttatagaaacatataaaattcttaaggggttggagaggctagatgcgggaagattgttcccgatgttgggggagtccagaaccaggggtcacagcttaaggataagggggaagtcttttaggaccgagatgagaaaacatttcttcacacagagtggtgagtctgtggaattctctgccacagaaggtagttgaggccagttccttggctatatttaagagggagttagatgtggccctttttgctaaagggatcagggggtatggagagaaggcaggtacagtttactgagctggatgatcagccatgatcatattgaatggcagtgcaggattGAAggattgaagggccaaatggcctactcctgcacctattttctatgtttcaccgaataggcctccactgccctctgtggcagagaattccagattcacaactctctgggtgaatttttttcccctcatagtcctaaatggcctaccccttattcttaaactgtgtgacccctggttctggactccccccaccaTCGGGAAAAAATTtccggcatctagcctgtccaaagaaTTTTAGATATTTTTGttcgatcccctctcattcttgtaaattccagtgaatacaagcccattcgacccattctttcatcatatgtcagtcgcgccatcccaggaattaacctggtgaacctacactacactcactcaatagcaagaatgtccttcctcaaattaggagaccaaaactgcacacaatactccaggtgctatctcaccagggccctgtacaactgcaataggacctccttgctcctaaactcaaatcctcttgcaatgaaggccaacatgccattagcttccttcactgtctgttatacagaaacatagaagatatatgcaggaggaggccatttggcccttcgagccagcaccgccattcattgtgatcatggctgatcatccacaatcagcaatacagtgcctgccttctccccatatccccagatTCCACtggtccccagagctctatctaactctcttttaaattcatccattgaatcggcctccactgccttctgtggcagagaattccacaaattcacaactctgggtgaaaaagatttttcgcaactcagttttaaatgtcctcccctttattcctagactggactccccaacattgggaacatctttcctgcatcttgcttgtccagtcattttataattttattattaTCCTCTCACGGGGATCTTATGttaggacgaagggcctgtttccacgctgtgtgactctctgacttaGAAAACAGTCTCTGCCTTTATTCATTGTATTGACGAAAAGACTCACCTTTCTCAGAGCACTAAAGGATTCCTCGTCAAAGAATTTAACCTCGTAGGTGCCCGATCTTGCCAGCTTGTGATCTGAACTCCAGGAAACCTGTGAGAcagttcgtttagtttattgacacgtgtaccgcgtacagtgaaaagcttttttgtcacctgttatccagccagcggaaagactacatgattacaagcgagctgtccacagtgtacacacacaaggtaaagggaataacatttagcgcaaggtgaagtccgattaaagatagtccgacagtctccaatgaggtagatgggaggtcaggactgctctctagtttgaggtgagaggggaaagatttaataggaacctgagtggtgaCGTTTTccaaacagagggtggtgtgtgtgtgtggaacgagctgccggaggaggcagttgaggcagggacgattccAACGATGTCGTcatgctggaaagggcgcagagaaaatatacgaggatgttgccaggagctaCGGGgaaaggttggggcaggctgggactctattccttggagcgcaggtggatgaggggtgattttctcGAGTTgtataaaaaatcatgagaggaatagatcgggtagacacacagtctcttgcccaaagtaggggaatcgaggaccagaggacacaggtttaaggtgaaggggaaaatatttaataggtatctgaggggcaacttttccacacagaggatggtgggtgtagggaacgagctgccggaggaggtagctgaggctgggactatcacaacgtttaagaaacagttggacaggtacatggataggatgggtttggacggatatgggccaaacgcgggcaggtgggactagtgtagatggggcatgttggcaggtgggggcaagttgggctgaagggcctgtttccacgctttgtgACTCTGACAGACACATCCCCCCCCCACGTCCCTGTTCACGCACCTGATATCGGCCAACATCCTGCCCACGTGTAACAGGAAATTGTTTACCATCTACGTCAGCATACAGTGCCACGTTCtgtgcaggagagagagagagtcagagagagattggggggggggggggaaggggagagagagaggggagagggagcgagggaggtagagagagagggggagagagagagagggacacggagaggggagagggacagagagaaagagagagacagatacccagagggagagtgaaagagagagaggaggggagagagagaagggagggtgagagagagagagagagggagagagaggggagagcggagggaagagacaaagaaagagagagggagggaggcaggagagagagagagggggttagTATGTGTGGGATTAGTGTGCGGATGGATACAGGgccgtggggagggagggtggcggTGGCATTAGTGCGGGGGGGATACAGGGCCGTGGGGAGGGAGCGGTGGGATTAGTgcgggggggggtacagggccgtgggggggagggggacggtgggaTTAGTGCGGGGGATACAGggccgtggggggaggggggcggtgggattagtgCGGGGGATACAGGGCCGTGGGGGGGCAGCGGGGCGGTGGGATTAGTGCGGGGGATACAGggccgtgggggggaggggtcggtGGGATTAGTGCGGGGGATACAGGGCCTTGGGGGGGGCAGCGGAGTGGTGGGATTAGTGCGCGAATGGATACAGGgccatggggagggaggggggcggtggcagtagtgcgggggggggggatacagggCCGTGGGGGGGGGAGCGGTGCGATTAgtgcggtgggattagtgtgcggatggatacagggccgtgggggggagggggattagtGTGCGGGTGGATACAGGGCCGTGGGGGGGGAGCGGTGGGGTGGGATTAGTGCGGGGGAATACAGGgccgtggggagggaggggggcggtgggattagtgCGGGGGGATACAGGGCCGTGGGGAGGGAGCGGTGGGATTAGTGCGGGGGGGGATACAGggccgtgggggggaggggggcggtgggattagtgCGGGGGATACAGGGCCGTGGGGGGGCAGCggggcggtgggattagtgtgcgaatggatacagggccgtggggagggaggggggcggtgggagtaTTGCGGGGGGGTGGGATACagggccgtggggggggggggggagcggtgcGATTAgtgcggtgggattagtgtgcgGATGGATACAGGGCCGTGGGGGGGATACAGGGCCGTGGGGGGCAGCGGGATTAGTGTGCGGATGGATACAGggccgtgggggggagggggcggtgggattagtgcgggggatacagggccgtgggggggaggggggattagtGCGGGGGGGGGATACAGGgccgtgggggtggaggggggtggggggattagTGGGCGGATGGATACAGGgccgaggggggaggtgggattagtgtgcggatggatacagggccgtggggggcggtgggattagtgCGGGGAGGATACAGggccgttggggggggggggcggtgggattagtgtgcggatggatacagggccgtgggggggcggtgggattagtgcgggggatacagggatacaggcccgtggggggggagggggcggtgggattagtgCGGGGAGGATACagggccgtgggggggggggggggggggggcggggcggtgggattagtgtggggttcATCGATACCTACCTGCGCTCCATTTTTACAGGTGAGGGAGATTTCAACAATAAAGACAGTCTCTGAAGAGATAACGGCATCAGTCGTCGTGTAATACGAGGGTATAATTGATGGCTCTGTGCATGTGTCAGCTGTTTACACACAGATCAGTGTTAGTACTCAAACTCAGtcacacagtgtagaaacaggcccttcggcccaacttgcccacaccggccaacatgccccatctacactcgccccaccagcccgcgtttgattttttttttagatttagagatacagcgcagaaacatgcccttcggcccaccgattctgcgccgcccagcgatccccgcacacttatactatcctacaccaactagggccaatttttacttttgcccagccaattaacctacataccagtacgtctttggagtttggcccatttccctccaatcttgtccgtccaaatgtttcttaaacgttgcgatagtccctgcctcaactacctcctccggcagctcgttccatacacccaccacccgctgcgtggaaaagtcgcccctcaggttcctattaaatctttagggaaaaaagctgcagatgcttgttaaaaTTGAAggcagagacaaaatgctggagtaactcagcgggtcaggcagcatctctggagagaaggaatgggtggcgttttgggtcgagactcttcttcagactcaatgggtgacgtttcaggtcgagacccttctccagatgcaacccgaaacgtcactcattccttctctccagagatgctgcctgacccactgagttactccagcattttatgtctacctcctactaaatctttctccctctcaccttaaactagagagaggtcctgacctcccaatctacctcatctttaatcagactttacctcgcactaaacattattccttttatcctgtatctgtacactgtggacggctcgattgcaatcatatttagtctttccactgactgaatagcaagcaacagtaaagcttttcactgtatcacggcacacgtgacaataaactaaattttactggacttcatcttgcaataaacattgttccctttatactgtatctacatttgaaccccccccccctttcctttccaaacctctcctgcattgaactagcaccctccccatcccccagaaccAGTCAGAACCCCCCTCCCTTGCAATGCACAGGAAGATCCCAGTTTATACTGAAATAATCCTCACACTCAATcagctccaaacctctcctgcattggtctggcACCCTCCCTGTCCTCCAGAATCAGTCGGATCACCCTCCCTGTCCTccagaatcagtcagaccccccccacatccccctcccctgaaaTGCACAGCAACATCCCACACAGATTATACTCAAATAATCCTTGGATTTGAACCACACACTCTAtcggctccaaacctctcctgcattggtccagcaccctccccgtcccccagaatcagtcagacccctcccctgcaatgcacagcaagatcccagagtTTATACTCAAATAATTCTTGCATTTGAACAACACACTCAATCAGATgcagacctctcctgcattggtctagcaccctccccgtctcccagaatcagtcagacccccacacacacccctcctatCCCCTCCCCTGTAATGCACAGCAGGATCCCAGTTTATACTCAAATAATTCTTGCATTTGAACCACACTCAATCAGCtgcaaacctctcatgcattggtctagcaccctccccgtcccccagaatcagtcagaccacccccccccccacaaccccctcccctgcaatgcacagcaagatcccacagttTATACTCAAATAATTCTTGCATTTGAACAACACACTCAATCAGATGCagacctcacctgcattggtctagcaccctccccatcccccagaatcagtcagaccacaccccctccccatcccatgcAACGCACAGCAGGATCCCAGTTTATACTCAAATAATTCTTGCATTTGAACGACACACTCAATCAGTtgcaaacctctcatgcattggtctagcaccctccagaATCAgtctacccccacccctctcccctgcaatgcacagcaGGATCCCAGTTTATACTCAAATAATTCTTGCATTTGAACACACTCAATCAGATgcagacctctcctgcattggtctagcaccctccccgccCCCAGAATCAGTCAGGACCCCCCCCTCCTGCAATGCACACAGCACGATCCCACAGTTGAAACGTAAATACCCCTTGCGTTTGACCCACAACCCCAATAGCCACTAACGCTCTCCTGCATTGAACTAGCGTCCTTCCCGTCCCCCAGAGCGTttaacacctcccccctccccactccgaaAGCGCACAGCCAGACCCCACGGTGGATCCAAGGCTGTGGCGGACgagggaagggtgagaggggggctGCTCACCCCGTCCCGGGGCGGGCCATGGCGGCGGCCAGCacaaggagagcggccgcaaagCGCTGCCCAACAtccgtcctgccggcggccatcttccttGACCTTCTCTCTCCCGCCGCGATGCAGCTTGgggggaaggtcaggcgcggtgCACGCTGGGACGGGCGCCGATCCTCGGGACGCTGCTGCGCAGGCGCTCGGGCGTCGGGCCCGGCAACTATCCACCACTGCGCACGCGCAGTTACCGGGCCCGGCACCCTCCCTCAACCACGCGTGCGCTCACCGGGCCCGGCAAAACCCTTCCCCAAATGCGCACGCGCGACCGCCGGGCCCGGCAATTGGGAGCGCACTGCGCTGGCGCGACTGCCACGTTGAAACTTGTGCGATTCACAGGAGAAAGTTTTAAAAGTTCTATCGAGTGAATTTCTTTCAAAATATAATGTATATGCACTTTAATGTGTGTAAAGTATAAATGTATTTGTTTATTGTTTATAAAGTATATATTTTTACAATAATTTATTGTGTGTAAAgtatattaaagtttataaagtgaaaatGTGATGTATATTTTaatgtatcacaaagtgctggagtaactcagcgggtcaggcagcatctgggagaggggggatgggtgacctttcgggtcaagacccttcttcaagaactaTATACAGAATATATTTATGCACAACTAAATATATAAACTATAAAATAATGCACAATAAACTATATACACAATAAAGTACATACACGATGTTATACTTTAAAATTATTCTTTATACACATTAAAATATAAaatcttcaagaagggtctcgacccaaaacgtcacccattccctcgctcctagatgctgcctgacccgctgagttactccagtattttgtgataccttaaaataTACATTACATTTTCACTTTTTGAACTTTAATATACTTTACACTCAATAAACCTATTGTAAAAATATATACTTCTTCAAGAaatgtctcgatccaaaacgtcacctattccctctctcccagatgctgcagcatctgcagttatattcctacaCTTGTATATTTTAATGTGTATAAAGAATATTTTAAATTATAACATCGTGTATGTACTTTATTGTGTTTATAGTTTTATTGTGTATTATTTTATAGGTTATATATTTAGTTGTGCATAAATATATTTTGTATAAagtataattttacacgtttatTGTGTATAAAGTATGATTTCCTACAATAGTTTATTgtgtttaaaatatattaaagtttataaagagtATTATTTTTAAAGTATGTGTATACACTTTAATGTGTATAacgtataattttatatgtttattttGTATAAATTATAATTTTCTacaataatttattgtatataaaGTATATTGAAGTTTATGAAGTGAAAATATAATGCATATATTAATGTGTATAAAGCAAGGCTTCCCAACCCGGGGTAAATTTCACCTACCATTATTGTTAtggctaagaaggcaatacggggagaaaagatgaggtatgagggtaaactagccaataatataaaggaggatagtaaaaggttttttatgtgaagaggaaaaaaatagtctaggcaaatgtgggtcccttgaagacagaagcgggggaatttattatggggaacaaggaaatggcagatgagttgaaccggtactttggatctaacttcaccaaggaagatacaagcaatctcccagatgttctagtgcgcagagatcctagggtgacggaggacctgaaggaaatccacattaggcaggaaatggtgttgggtagactgatgggactgaaggctgataaatccccagggcctgatggtctgcatcccagagtacttaaggaggtggcactagaaattgtggacgcattggtgatcattttccaatgttctatagattcaggatccgttcctgtggattggagggtagctaatgttgttccactttttaagaaaggagggagagagaaaacgggaaattatagaccagttagtctgacatccgtggtggggaagatgctggagtcaattataaaagacgaaattgcataGCATCTGGattgtagtaacaggattgttccgagtcagcatggatttatgaaggggaaatcatgcttgactaatcttctggaattctttgaggatgtaactaggaaaattgacagtggagagccggtggatgtggtgtaccttgactttcagaaagcctttgacaaggttccacataggagattagtgggcaaaattagagcacatggtattggaggtagggtactgacatggatagaaaattggttgacagacagaaagcaaagagtgggggataaatgggtccctttcagaatggcaggcagtaactagtggggtaccgcaaggctcggtgctgggaccgcagctatttacaatatacattaattacttggatgaagggattaaaagtaccattggcaaatttgcagatgatacaaagctgggtggtagtgtgaactgtgagaaagatgctatgaggttgcagggtgacttggacaggttgtgtgagtgggcggatgcatggcagatgcagtttaatgtggataagtgtgaggttaaccactttggtggtaagaataggaaggcagagtattatctgaatggtgtcaagttaggaaaaggggacgtacaacgagatctgggtgtcctagtgcatcagtcactgaaaggaagcatgcaggtactacaggcagtgaagaaagccaatggaatgttggccttcataacaagaggagttgagtataggagcaaagaggtccttctgcagttgtacagggccctagtgagaccgcacctagagtactgtgtgcagttttggtctccaaatttgaggaaggatattcttggtattgagggcatTCAgcgtagattaattcccggaatgaggttaattcccggaacgaggttaattcccggaatgtcgggactgtcaaatgttcaaagactgaagcgactaggcttgtacacactggaatttagaaggatgagaggagatcttatcgaaacgtataagattattaaggggttggacacgttagaggcagaaaacatgttcccaatgttgggggagtccagaacaaggggccacagtttaagaagaaggggtaggccatttagaactgagacgaggaaaaactttttcagtcagagagttgtgaaactgtggaattctctgcctcagaaggcagtggaggccaattctctgaatgcattcaagagagagctagataaagctcttaatgatagcggagtcagggggtacggggagaaggcaggaatggggtacagattgagaatgatcagccatgatcacattgaatggcggtgcgtacaggctcgaagaaccgaatggcctcctcctgcacctattgtgcattgtctattgtctttttgaacaaaataataatgttaaaaacagtattttaaaatttcccctttgtcggttgctttattatggtagaagttaTACATatgtggccaataaacttattcattcattcattcattcattcattcattcatttgtgtgaactcaaattactgaacaaaacagggtgggggtaacgTTACTTTCGATAAattgccaggggtaaacgggacggaaAAGGTTGGGAAGCCCTGGTATAAAGTATTATTTTCAAGTAGAACATCCTGTGCATACTTTATTATgtatatagtttattgtgtaatATTTTACAGTTTATATATTTAGTTGTGCATCAATATATTTTGCATATActctaattttatatgtttattatGCAAAAAGTACATTTTTTATATGTAAACAGTTATAATAGTGTATTGCGTATAAATTATAATATTTTGTGTAAACtctataaaaatatataatagtTTCTTGTGTATAAAGTATAAAGTTTCTTGTGTATAAAGTACAATCCGTAACtcactggtccactcgtcccttcctacccaaaccaccccatccccggggtactttcccctgcaaaccgcaggagatgcaacacctgtccctttacctcccccctcaactccatccaaggacccaaacagtctttccagatgagacagagggtcacctgtacctccttcaacctcatctattgtatccgctgccctagatgtcaacttctttacaacggcgaaaccaaacgcaggctggtttCGCAggctcgtttcgctcaacacctgcgctcggtccgccttaaccaacctgatctcccggtggccgagcacttcaactccctctcccactcccagtctgacctttctgtcatgggcctcctccagtgccatactgAAGCCCAccggatattggaggaacagcacctcatatttcacttgggcagcttgcagcccagtggtatgaacatcgacttctccaactttagatagttcctctgtccctctcttcccctaccccttcccagatctcccactatcttcctgtctccacctatatccttcctttgtcccgcccccctgacatcagtctgaagaaaggtctcgacctgaaacgtcacccattccttctctcccg
The nucleotide sequence above comes from Rhinoraja longicauda isolate Sanriku21f chromosome 39, sRhiLon1.1, whole genome shotgun sequence. Encoded proteins:
- the ssr4 gene encoding translocon-associated protein subunit delta, which translates into the protein MLGSALRPLSLCWPPPWPAPGRADTCTEPSIIPSYYTTTDAVISSETVFIVEISLTCKNGAQNVALYADVDGKQFPVTRGQDVGRYQVSWSSDHKLARSGTYEVKFFDEESFSALRKAQRNKEDHSAMRPLFAVSVDHRGVWNGPWLATEVVAAIIGLLVYYLAFSTKSSIQA